The DNA region ggacatGTGGCCAGTTTGTCAATGAGACAGAGGCTGGAAGaaaagtcagtgagaccaaggcTGAGGGTTGTAGAATTTATTTAGTGCTGTACCCAGATCCATTTTGGATTTCCACAGATACATGTGATCACTTGGGTTGCAGGACATCCATCTGCAAATGCCATGGAGCTCCTGGCAGGCACAGGAAAGAAGGGTTGGCTGTCTCTCATGGAATTATCAAGAAGGGGAATTCCAGGCTCTTGTTTGGCATGAGGGCCGCCCCCAGTGCGGTCTGGCTCAGACATATGGGGACATGTAGGAAGGAGGAGCAAAAGTGCCTGGGTCTTGGGGTATCCTTACAGGGCATGGGCAGGGAGTGGTTCATTCCATTTCCTCAAGGGCTGGAAAAAGGCCCTGAGCCAAGGGAGTCATTTTTCAGATCCAGAGGGGGATGTGCTTCAGGGGTAGTCACTTGTTGGGAAGCACAGATCTTTAGGAGCTACCTGAGGTTTCCCACTAGAGCCTCAGATCTTGCACTGGCAGCACACGGGGACACAGTAGCTGGACTGTGAACAGCAGGGTTTGCAGCAGCTGGACTGGCAGCAGGATGACCCACAGCCTGAGGAGCAGCAGGGCTTACAGCAGCTGGACTGGGAGCAGCAGGGCTTGCAGCAGCTGGACTGGCAGCAGGATGACCCACAGCCTGAGGAGGAGCAGCAGGGCTTACAGCAGCTGGACTGGCAGCAGGATGACCCACAGCCTGAAGAGCAACAGCAGGGCTTGCAGCAACTGCATTGGGAGCAGCCACAAGAGCCACAGCCTCTCTTGGAGCTCCCACAGGAGCCACAGCCCCCCTTGGAGCCTCCACAGGAACCACAGCCCCCTTTGGAACCCCCACAAGAGCCACAACCCGCCTTGGAGCCCCCACaggagccacagctggagcaggaaCAGGCTGGCACACAGCAGCATATGGGCTTGCAGCAGCAGATGGGCACACAGCAGCTGGAGCCACAGCCCCCACAGCCAGAGCCACAGCCCCCACAGCCGGAGCCACAGCCCCCACAGCCGGAGCCACAGCCCCCACAGCCGGAGCCACAGCCCCCACAACCAGAGCCACAGCCCCCACAGCCGGAGCCACAGCCCCCACAACCAGAGCCACAGCCCCCACAGCCGGAGCCACAGCCTCCAGAGCAACCACAACAGCCCATGGTTCTGGTGGATTGAGAGTGGAGCAGGTAGAGGAGCAGGTGAGAGGGAGGTGCAGGTGTGGAGCCCCCTGAGCCTGGGCCATTTATATACCTGCCTGAGGGTCCTGCTACACACATGGTCACTTCCTTGTGTCTATTTATGTTCCTTCTTTCCCCAGGGAAATTgtgtttcctttaaaataactCATATGTTGCTTCGCCCACGTGACTCACTTCCTACTTCTACATTGTTTTCCTCTCCAAACCTTCAAGGCCAAACTCAGCTCCATTCTGGGGACGCCTTGCGATGAGTGAGCTTCACATATTCCTTCCCTGTTCAAATCTTCATGTCTTTCTTTGGGGGCTTCAATGGACTGACCCATGTTTCTGAGCCAGAGTCTGAGAAATTCAGATACTGGTGTGGATGAGTGGGTGATGGTGTTGGGCTTCAGCCTCACTGCTCTCTGAATTTGCAGCTTCAGTGGGCGTGGGGGGCTCTGTGCAGGTGGGTTTCTCTCTCTTCaccctcctcctgctctttgTCTTTTTAGGTCGGAGTTGCCTGCAAAAGAAATTGCTCCAAATTGCTTCATAACACTTGCCTCAGTCTTGCAGTGATGCCACCATTCACAACCTCCTACTTGCTAAAGAGCTCGGGTCTCCAGGGCACTGGGGCCTTCTCTGACATGTAGATGACAACTGTTTATACCTCacatttatgtaaaaaaataCTTTGTGTATTTCTTAGAGTGcaaaaatattatgtttaatGTTAAATAATCTGAGGACACTCATAAGCTCAGAAAGAGCCAGGACACCTGCTGTTTTGCCATTGCAGAGGTAAATACCTTCTTCTTTTAGGATTTGACCCTCCAAACCTTGGGAACTTGATCGTTTTTGCTGTTGAAGAACCCCTGTGGTCCCCATGTCTGTCAGTTCACCTGGTGCCCAGGAACTGAGGCCGTGTTTAGCCCATGATGAAGGGCTCTGCTCTTCTTTTTGCAGACGAGGGCCTTTCCTATCCTTGATGTGGCTGCACAGAACCTCCTTGACATTGGAGAATGAGCATGAGTCTTGGAACTGACTCCACTGAGTCTGACCGGTATCCCAGTGAAACCACCTTTGCGAAAATTACAACTGGGAAAATTATGATAGCAAAAGGGATCTGACCTGAACAaccccatcttgcttctagcctccAAGCTGCCCTTTTCTTCCCGGGTGTGGGCCAAACTGACGTTGGGAGgaacttaatttatattttaattttgaaacaaagatgatgaCAGCCCCTTCCTGAAAGAAACcctcttcttgcctggggacctaTGTTAGTCTGtcctcacactgttataaagagctacgttagactgggtaatttataaagaaaagagtttaataGACTCAGTCTGTACAAattgctagggaggcctcaggaaactcacaatcaaggtggaaggtgaaggggaagcaacaCACATCTTTATCAtgacagagcaggagagagagagcaaaggggaagtTCCTCACACTTTCAGACCATCAGACCTTGTGTGAacacactcactatcatgagaaccgcaagggggaaatccgcccccatgatccaataacttcccaccaggtccctccccgaCACTGAGGATAACAATTCAatgtaagatttgggtgggaacatagagccaaaccatatcaggaccagactgcctttgtaagacaaacaaattagccacaagatgaTAAATTATGGCTTAGTAATGGTGCAGACAGAGTTCACAAAATTCCTGACCTCCCCAATTGCTCGTAGGAATAACATCACTGTTGCAAAACCTAAGATTGGGGCTCTAGTTATTTTTCAGGCCCTGCATTCTGATGCATAAACTGGTGTTATCTAGACCAGAAATCTGGTTCAACCATTTCTGCAAttccacccaggaacagaagacagcgtGAATAAACCAGTTTGACCCCTTATTATTCCATCtccaacccaaccaatcagcacctCCCATCCCTGGCCCCCAGCCaagttattaaaacaaacaaacaaacaaaaaaaacacagtctCAGAATTTTGGGGGAGATTGTTTTGAGTGATAAAACTCTGGGCTCCTGTTCAACCAGCTCTGCATGAATTGAACcttttctccattgca from Rhinopithecus roxellana isolate Shanxi Qingling chromosome 15, ASM756505v1, whole genome shotgun sequence includes:
- the LOC115893553 gene encoding thyroid hormone receptor-associated protein 3-like, coding for MRAAPSAVWLRHMGTCRKEEQKCLGLGSLRSCTGSTRGHSSWTVNSRVCSSWTGSRMTHSLRSSRAYSSWTGSSRACSSWTGSRMTHSLRRSSRAYSSWTGSSHRSHSPPWSLHRNHSPLWNPHKSHNPPWSPHRSHSWSRNRLAHSSIWACSSRWAHSSWSHSPHSQSHSPHSRSHSPHSRSHSPHSRSHSPHNQSHSPHSRSHSPHNQSHSPHSRSHSLQSNHNSPWFWWIESGAGRGAGEREVQVWSPLSLGHLYTCLRTRAFPILDVAAQNLLDIGE